The following are encoded together in the bacterium genome:
- a CDS encoding ABC transporter permease gives MTRFIVNRIAQIIPLLVLLSVFIFTMMHLAPGSPESFYLTDHYTEEQAEAVREKLGLNEPPVRQYLTWLGAAIRGDFGQTFSYGVSVTEVILSRLWPTLQLQLLALTVSVVIAVPAGVVSALRRNSRLDHSITTATLFGLSMPDFWFALLLMLTFSVHLGWLPAFGTGSEGLFAAPLNLVMPVAVLGLSAVPWYARVVRSSMLDSLAEDYILTAAAKGLTPSRITIHHALRIAILPLVTVIGLSMARVLSGVIVVETIFVWPGLGQLAWEAVIRQDYPVILGLTIFTAAFVMIFSLIVDILYTYIDPRIRYV, from the coding sequence ATGACCCGCTTCATCGTCAATCGCATAGCGCAGATCATCCCGTTGCTCGTCCTGCTGAGCGTCTTCATCTTCACGATGATGCACCTGGCGCCCGGCAGTCCCGAGAGCTTCTATCTCACCGACCACTACACCGAAGAGCAGGCCGAAGCAGTTCGCGAGAAGCTCGGGCTGAACGAACCTCCGGTCAGGCAGTACCTCACCTGGCTGGGGGCCGCGATACGTGGCGACTTCGGACAGACGTTCTCATACGGGGTCAGCGTCACAGAGGTGATTCTCTCTCGGCTGTGGCCCACCCTGCAGTTGCAGCTGCTCGCGCTGACCGTTTCGGTGGTGATAGCCGTGCCGGCCGGCGTGGTCTCCGCGCTCAGACGGAACTCGAGACTCGATCATTCGATAACGACCGCCACCCTGTTCGGTCTGTCGATGCCTGACTTCTGGTTCGCACTGTTGCTCATGCTGACGTTCTCCGTACACCTGGGATGGCTACCCGCTTTCGGGACCGGAAGCGAAGGCCTCTTCGCGGCCCCCCTCAACCTTGTTATGCCGGTGGCCGTCCTAGGGCTCTCAGCGGTGCCCTGGTATGCCCGGGTCGTGCGATCGTCCATGCTGGATTCCCTGGCGGAGGACTACATCCTGACCGCCGCGGCCAAGGGATTGACGCCGAGTCGGATCACGATCCATCATGCTCTGCGCATAGCCATTCTCCCCTTGGTCACCGTCATCGGCTTGTCCATGGCTCGAGTGCTCTCGGGCGTGATCGTGGTGGAGACGATCTTCGTCTGGCCGGGGTTGGGCCAACTGGCGTGGGAGGCTGTGATCCGCCAGGACTACCCCGTCATCCTGGGCCTGACCATCTTCACGGCGGCGTTCGTGATGATCTTCAGCTTGATCGTCGACATCCTGTACACGTACATCGATCCGAGGATTCGTTATGTCTAG